One window of Leguminivora glycinivorella isolate SPB_JAAS2020 chromosome 9, LegGlyc_1.1, whole genome shotgun sequence genomic DNA carries:
- the LOC125229863 gene encoding smad nuclear interacting protein 1-like has product MLHPCMLCCLIAMGAVKKPRPALQEPRAAPARGAQQVRAPRGPGGAPARAPADSKPPRDRKTRFTNVDEKDYSWGKTEAGKEAAAPGDKEKPNFGLSGKLTAEANTVNGVVIKYSEPDDAKQPKRRWRFYPFKGDKALPILYIHRQSAFLIGRDKKVVDIALEHPSISKQHAALQYRCTPFTRADGSQGRRVRPYVIDLESANGTFVNNKKIEPRRYIELLERDVVKFGFSAREYVLLHENSKDDAQDDDNQEPAGVTTTDQIKREKRVKQEVVEDGE; this is encoded by the exons ATGTTACACCCCTGTATGTTGTGTTGTCTCATCGCGATG GGAGCAGTCAAGAAGCCCAGACCCGCGTTACAAGAGCCAAGAGCGGCGCCGGCTCGAGGAGCGCAGCAAGTCCGGGCCCCGCGAGGACCGGGAGGAGCGCCCGCGCGAGCGCCCGCCGACTCCAAACCCCCCAGGGATAGGAAGACCAG ATTCACAAACGTCGACGAAAAGGATTACAGCTGGGGCAAAACAGAAGCGGGCAAGGAAGCGGCCGCGCCCGGAGACAAGGAGAAACCGAACTTCGGTCTGTCGGGCAAACTCACGGCCGAGGCCAACACCGTCAACGGGGTCGTCATCAAGTACTCCGAGCCTGATGACGCCAAGCAGCCAAAGAGGCGGTGGAG ATTCTATCCCTTCAAAGGCGACAAGGCTCTCCCGATCCTATACATCCACCGGCAGTCGGCCTTCCTGATCGGGCGCGACAAGAAAGTAGTAGACATCGCGCTGGAGCACCCCTCCATCAGCAAGCAGCACGCCGCGCTGCAGTACCGCTGCACGCCCTTCACGCGCGCCGACGGCTCGCAGGGCCGCCGCGTGAGGCCCTACGTCATAGACCTGG AGTCCGCAAACGGCACATTCGTGAACAACAAGAAGATCGAACCGCGTCGCTACATCGAGCTCCTAGAACGCGACGTGGTCAAGTTCGGTTTCTCTGCACGCGAGTACGTTCTACTCCACGAGAACAGCAAGGACGATGCCCAAGATGACGACAACCAGGAGCCCGCGGGAGTCACCACTACTGACCAGATCAAGAGGGAGAAACGCGTCAAGCAAGAAGTGGTCGAGGACGGGGAATAA